The following are encoded in a window of Brevibacillus ruminantium genomic DNA:
- a CDS encoding glycoside hydrolase family 18 protein, with amino-acid sequence MKLSRFLFTLLCMTAGILVGFSSPEKTIKATWIWQAEMSATQQQEILQFARENGINTIYLHIDRQKPFSHYRSFLRAASKAGINVHALGGHPAWALTAHRERMMELVDWVHRYNREAQPDERIAGIHLDIEPYLLPAWDSNQTQVLQQWVANMQVFVEQVKEEADLEVSADLAFWLDDTPVPNDPERSVSEWMIETFDHVTLMAYRNSLDGSNGIEALVKNELGIADRLGKSVVIAVNAKEMPGEAHTTFHGAGEEVMNRVLEQTAERLRIHPSFAGIAVHDYRYWQNLRQTESPQTPPPPDKEPLLGTYIWHADVAVQEADEILSFAKLEGINLLYVRLDLEQPYEVYRELVGKATAAGIEVHAMGGHPLWAQEAYRERMLKLVRYVKNYNKHASPSEQFRGIHLDIEPYVLPAWREDPDRVLRQWMGNIEAFVRETKEDSQLQTSSDLAVWLDRFDVPDDPGTSFSKWMIAQHDHITLMAFRDQAAGPGGIAAIVEDELRFADELGKKAIIAVEMKESSEGDYVSFHEEGKAEMRRQLSLLPELLADHPSYRGNAVHAYEYWKRAKE; translated from the coding sequence ATGAAGCTCTCTCGATTCTTGTTCACGCTTCTCTGTATGACTGCAGGAATTCTTGTCGGCTTTTCCTCTCCGGAGAAAACCATAAAAGCGACGTGGATTTGGCAGGCCGAAATGAGCGCCACCCAGCAACAGGAGATTCTGCAATTTGCCCGGGAAAACGGGATCAATACCATCTATCTGCACATCGACAGACAAAAGCCGTTCAGCCACTATCGCTCTTTTCTCAGAGCCGCCAGCAAAGCGGGGATCAACGTGCACGCTCTGGGAGGCCATCCAGCCTGGGCATTGACTGCGCATCGGGAACGGATGATGGAGCTGGTGGATTGGGTCCATCGCTACAACAGAGAGGCACAGCCGGATGAACGTATCGCTGGGATTCATCTCGATATCGAGCCGTATCTTCTTCCGGCGTGGGACAGTAATCAGACGCAGGTTTTGCAGCAATGGGTTGCCAACATGCAAGTTTTTGTGGAACAGGTCAAAGAGGAAGCGGATTTGGAAGTGAGCGCAGATCTGGCATTCTGGCTGGATGATACGCCCGTCCCGAACGACCCTGAACGCTCTGTGAGCGAATGGATGATCGAGACATTTGACCATGTTACCTTGATGGCCTACCGCAACAGCTTGGACGGCAGCAACGGAATCGAGGCACTGGTCAAAAACGAACTGGGCATTGCTGACCGGCTGGGCAAATCCGTGGTCATTGCGGTCAATGCAAAAGAAATGCCGGGGGAGGCCCATACCACTTTTCATGGCGCGGGGGAAGAAGTCATGAACCGGGTGCTGGAGCAGACTGCCGAAAGACTTCGCATCCATCCTTCCTTTGCGGGAATCGCCGTCCACGATTATCGCTATTGGCAAAACCTTCGACAAACAGAATCGCCACAGACACCGCCGCCACCCGACAAAGAGCCGTTGCTGGGTACCTACATCTGGCATGCGGATGTCGCAGTCCAGGAAGCGGATGAAATTCTCTCTTTTGCCAAGCTGGAGGGCATCAACCTCTTGTATGTCAGGCTCGATCTGGAGCAGCCCTACGAGGTCTATCGGGAGCTGGTCGGAAAAGCGACGGCAGCAGGAATCGAGGTCCATGCGATGGGCGGTCACCCGTTATGGGCACAGGAAGCTTACCGGGAGCGGATGCTGAAGCTGGTGCGTTACGTAAAGAATTACAACAAGCATGCTTCGCCAAGCGAACAGTTTCGAGGCATTCATCTGGATATTGAGCCTTATGTATTGCCGGCGTGGCGCGAAGATCCGGATCGGGTCCTGCGTCAATGGATGGGGAATATCGAAGCATTTGTCCGGGAGACCAAAGAGGACAGCCAACTGCAGACGAGCAGCGATCTTGCTGTCTGGCTGGACCGATTCGATGTGCCTGATGATCCCGGCACTTCTTTTAGCAAGTGGATGATCGCCCAGCATGACCACATCACGCTGATGGCTTTTCGCGACCAAGCCGCCGGACCAGGAGGGATTGCGGCCATCGTGGAGGACGAGCTGAGATTCGCCGACGAACTGGGGAAAAAGGCGATCATCGCTGTAGAGATGAAAGAGAGCAGCGAAGGGGATTACGTCTCCTTTCACGAGGAGGGAAAAGCAGAGATGCGCAGGCAGCTTTCCTTGCTGCCAGAGCTGTTGGCAGATCACCCTTCCTACAGGGGCAATGCGGTACATGCCTATGAATACTGGAAGCGGGCCAAAGAGTAA
- a CDS encoding helix-turn-helix domain-containing protein, protein MTDTQNQSRTETVTHVIGAMKKDMENSSFTLNVLAKIAMYSPFHFNRMFQSVTGVTARQFLAALRLDRAKEYLATSDLPITEIGQQVGYNSYGTFSTRFAKLVGLSPQQFRQQVDLCKERMRAYYERKRDHAPLPAVYAGLSGTVAAPENFEGPICIGLFTKPIPMGPPVACTMVFQSGSFWIPPVPDGTYYLLSAAFTWDDPLMEYFLPRNNLRGKAAGAICIKEGQTLGETDIVLRPPRVYDPPIHISLPLLIHQFLNKAEGLEQKGNGT, encoded by the coding sequence GTGACAGATACCCAGAACCAATCGCGCACAGAGACTGTGACGCATGTCATTGGCGCGATGAAAAAGGATATGGAGAATTCATCGTTTACGCTGAATGTCCTGGCAAAAATCGCCATGTACAGTCCGTTTCACTTCAACCGGATGTTCCAATCCGTCACAGGTGTCACGGCACGCCAGTTCTTGGCTGCCCTGCGCCTGGATCGCGCCAAGGAGTATCTGGCCACCAGCGACCTGCCGATTACCGAGATCGGGCAGCAGGTCGGGTACAACAGCTATGGAACGTTTTCCACCCGTTTTGCCAAACTGGTGGGTCTCTCCCCGCAACAGTTTCGTCAGCAGGTCGATTTGTGCAAAGAACGCATGCGAGCTTATTACGAGAGGAAGCGGGACCACGCGCCTCTCCCAGCTGTGTATGCAGGTCTGAGTGGAACGGTAGCAGCCCCGGAAAATTTCGAGGGCCCCATCTGCATCGGTTTGTTCACCAAGCCGATCCCGATGGGGCCACCTGTCGCCTGTACGATGGTGTTTCAATCCGGTTCCTTCTGGATCCCGCCTGTACCTGATGGGACCTACTATCTGCTCTCAGCGGCATTTACCTGGGATGACCCGCTGATGGAATATTTCCTCCCTCGCAACAACTTGCGGGGAAAGGCAGCGGGGGCCATTTGCATCAAGGAAGGGCAGACACTCGGAGAAACCGATATTGTTCTGCGTCCGCCCCGCGTCTATGATCCTCCCATCCACATTTCTTTGCCGCTGCTGATTCATCAGTTTTTGAACAAAGCCGAGGGCCTTGAACAGAAGGGAAACGGTACGTAA
- a CDS encoding endonuclease/exonuclease/phosphatase family protein: MSNTRKRWRTAWKQLVLAAVVAITTVLPLGLTPSTWAKVAEHVVISEIYGAGGNSGARFQHDYIALYNPSGQAVPVNNWSVQYAAADKENWLVTKLSGSISAHSYYLVRLASGGAVGAALPAADATGSTNISATQGKVALVNHTTALTGNPVGDPAVVDFVGYGKANAYEGASPAPAPSATKSIVRKSNATGVIPGKGNAWDSDNNGDDFLLSEPQPKNSQSPAEPPGEGSGEPGEEWPEAQPISEVRLAASGTLAAVEGIVTAFFETGGKTNVFLQDESAGMVIRASGLGQIVQIGDKLKAKGRVNDYYGLPQLEPAKASDVAITQKQAGVPTPKQIISTDFAADNGEQYEAELVTIRNVKAESRDSKGNVTLSDSFGTFLAKPYDASLLKPGAVYESLTGVMTYDFNEYKLIPRFAEDVIGEGGGQPEALRIHDIQGRSHRSPYEGANVSGVEGIVTAVVKSGSSTAGFYMQDPQPDDDPFTSEGIYVYKPSAAVRPGDLVEVSGVVKEYVSKSREATDLTLTEIEATGITVKMRDLPLPEPVILGEDGYRYPTKTIDSDSFSVFNPDVDGIDFWESLEGMLVQVNNPRVVGVTKTFSNPPSVEFVIVSDDADPDKVRTPSGGLPITADNYNPERITVGDRLVAGAPNVKVGDTFDGPIVGIIDYSFANFKLYNIAPLPAPIDGGFERQVTTLTPKEDRLTIATYNIENFSARDTPQKINGLAQSIVHNLKQPDIIAVVEMQDNNGPQDNGVTDASQSAQALIDAISRAGGQPYRYVDIAPEDKRDGGQPGGNIRVGFLYNPERVKLADRPAGDAVTAVRVEAEAGKAHLSHNPGRIDPLHPAFTDSRKPLAAEFLFHDQSVIVIANHFNSKGGDSPLYGNQQPPVLVSELQRVEIAKVVNGFVKEIQAADPKANVVVLGDLNDFPFSLPLRTLEGKELINLVGELPLGEQYTYNYQGNAQVLDQILVSNHLADRAKVEIVHINADFTEAHGRVSDHDPVLAQLALADNSGPSPGEGTLEKQRALNLAAAKKIRVSTDEASILEEVDLVVKSLQKLIRAEEITASDKWSAISHTITTVLGATVEQADQGIVKESTLARLITDFLKDVFEPAIRSTDLTDRVAGRQALVALDDLLKTAVLPLDVGERTRELAAELSSVAETLLAAGGTLHVERGDLIRVTDPQAEIVLSVLGALAEALEEHAGQVWFEPTLSIRVKDAGDQAAEAAVTLSAEVMSRLADSKAAVKAEWSSGAWVLLSEEVINRYGDEELGITLESVDSPESASNVKPASGVYEWVLLVDGKRVQSMDNGEALLGIPVEADATRNLNVFTYSGNKWEKLTDKKGNPVRITWTKNTAVFSTAHTGFLVIGEEKQQEETPKVRTLIFNENHFMLKPGEEAQIQVTANLGNGGKVDVTHDDEIRYESADPELVSVSPTGEIRVSDTAKEKDRTQIAISYGGKTATIKVTVKKR, encoded by the coding sequence ATGAGCAATACCCGGAAGAGGTGGAGGACAGCCTGGAAGCAGCTCGTACTGGCTGCAGTCGTCGCAATCACGACAGTGCTACCGCTTGGTTTGACACCATCGACGTGGGCAAAAGTGGCCGAGCATGTTGTAATCAGCGAGATTTACGGTGCAGGCGGCAATTCTGGCGCACGGTTTCAGCACGACTACATTGCGTTGTACAACCCCAGCGGACAGGCTGTCCCGGTCAACAACTGGTCCGTCCAGTACGCGGCCGCAGACAAAGAAAACTGGCTGGTGACGAAGCTTTCCGGCAGCATCTCTGCCCACAGCTACTATCTGGTTCGGCTGGCGAGCGGCGGTGCCGTTGGAGCAGCGTTGCCTGCAGCAGATGCGACAGGCAGCACCAATATTTCTGCGACACAGGGAAAAGTGGCACTGGTCAACCACACGACCGCGCTGACGGGAAATCCGGTGGGCGACCCTGCTGTTGTTGATTTTGTTGGCTATGGGAAAGCGAATGCCTACGAGGGAGCGAGTCCCGCACCGGCACCTTCAGCGACCAAAAGCATTGTGCGTAAAAGCAATGCCACTGGCGTGATTCCAGGGAAAGGAAATGCTTGGGACAGTGACAACAACGGCGACGACTTCCTTCTTTCCGAACCGCAGCCGAAAAACAGCCAAAGTCCGGCAGAACCGCCTGGGGAAGGCAGCGGGGAACCGGGAGAAGAATGGCCGGAAGCGCAGCCGATCAGTGAAGTCCGGCTGGCCGCATCGGGAACACTGGCTGCGGTTGAAGGGATTGTCACTGCCTTTTTTGAAACCGGAGGCAAAACAAATGTATTTCTGCAGGATGAATCCGCCGGGATGGTCATTCGTGCCTCCGGGCTTGGCCAGATCGTTCAGATTGGAGACAAGCTCAAAGCAAAGGGACGGGTAAATGATTATTACGGCCTTCCCCAGCTGGAACCGGCCAAGGCGAGCGATGTCGCCATCACCCAGAAACAAGCAGGAGTGCCAACGCCGAAGCAAATCATCTCGACCGACTTCGCCGCAGACAACGGTGAGCAGTACGAAGCCGAGCTGGTCACCATCCGCAATGTAAAGGCAGAGTCCCGAGACAGCAAAGGCAACGTGACACTGAGCGATTCCTTTGGCACCTTTCTCGCCAAGCCATATGACGCCTCGCTGCTGAAGCCGGGAGCTGTTTATGAGAGCCTGACAGGCGTGATGACGTATGACTTCAACGAGTACAAGCTGATCCCCCGATTTGCCGAAGATGTGATCGGCGAGGGGGGAGGCCAGCCGGAAGCATTGCGCATTCATGACATCCAGGGCAGGTCCCATCGTTCTCCCTATGAAGGAGCAAATGTGTCGGGCGTAGAGGGGATTGTGACGGCTGTTGTGAAGAGCGGATCGAGTACGGCCGGTTTTTACATGCAGGACCCCCAGCCGGATGATGATCCATTTACCTCCGAAGGGATCTATGTTTATAAGCCGAGTGCAGCCGTTCGCCCGGGCGATCTGGTCGAAGTGAGCGGCGTAGTAAAGGAATACGTCAGCAAAAGCAGAGAGGCCACTGATCTGACATTGACCGAGATCGAGGCCACTGGCATCACCGTCAAGATGAGAGATCTGCCCTTGCCCGAGCCAGTCATTTTGGGTGAGGACGGGTATCGGTATCCGACGAAGACGATCGATAGTGACAGCTTTTCCGTGTTTAATCCTGATGTAGACGGGATTGACTTCTGGGAGAGTCTGGAGGGAATGCTGGTCCAGGTCAACAATCCCCGCGTGGTAGGCGTGACCAAAACGTTTAGCAATCCGCCGAGCGTGGAATTTGTCATTGTCTCCGACGATGCGGACCCTGACAAGGTGAGAACGCCATCGGGCGGTTTGCCCATCACAGCGGACAACTACAACCCAGAGCGAATCACTGTGGGGGACCGACTCGTGGCTGGCGCTCCCAATGTGAAGGTGGGGGATACCTTTGACGGACCGATCGTCGGTATCATCGACTACAGCTTTGCCAACTTCAAGCTGTACAACATCGCACCGCTGCCTGCGCCGATCGACGGCGGATTTGAGCGGCAAGTGACAACGTTGACACCAAAGGAAGACCGTTTGACCATCGCAACCTACAACATTGAGAATTTCTCGGCCCGTGACACGCCGCAAAAGATTAACGGATTGGCTCAGTCGATTGTTCACAATTTGAAGCAGCCCGATATCATCGCAGTTGTGGAGATGCAGGACAACAACGGCCCGCAGGATAACGGAGTGACCGACGCCAGCCAATCGGCACAGGCGTTGATCGACGCCATATCTCGCGCGGGCGGGCAGCCTTATCGTTATGTCGACATAGCGCCTGAGGACAAGCGGGACGGCGGACAGCCGGGAGGCAATATCCGTGTCGGCTTCCTCTACAACCCGGAGCGTGTCAAGCTGGCAGATCGTCCGGCCGGAGACGCGGTGACAGCCGTCAGGGTGGAAGCAGAAGCGGGGAAAGCCCATCTCTCGCACAATCCGGGACGGATCGATCCGCTCCATCCGGCGTTTACAGACAGCCGCAAACCGCTGGCCGCCGAGTTTCTATTTCACGATCAGTCCGTTATCGTCATCGCCAACCATTTTAATTCCAAAGGCGGAGACAGCCCTCTCTACGGCAACCAGCAGCCTCCTGTGCTGGTCAGCGAGCTGCAGCGTGTGGAGATTGCCAAAGTCGTCAACGGCTTTGTCAAAGAGATCCAGGCAGCAGATCCGAAGGCCAATGTCGTCGTGTTGGGCGACCTCAATGATTTTCCGTTTTCTCTTCCGCTGCGCACACTGGAAGGGAAGGAATTGATTAATCTGGTCGGGGAGCTTCCTCTGGGAGAGCAGTACACCTACAACTACCAAGGAAACGCGCAGGTGCTGGATCAGATTCTCGTCAGCAACCATTTGGCCGACAGGGCAAAGGTCGAGATCGTCCATATCAATGCAGACTTTACAGAAGCCCATGGGCGAGTGAGTGACCATGATCCGGTCCTGGCCCAGCTTGCGCTTGCGGACAACTCCGGGCCGTCACCTGGAGAGGGAACGCTGGAGAAGCAGCGGGCGCTCAATCTGGCCGCTGCGAAGAAGATTCGCGTATCCACGGATGAAGCGAGCATTCTGGAAGAGGTCGATCTGGTGGTGAAAAGCCTGCAAAAGCTGATCCGCGCAGAGGAGATCACCGCTTCTGACAAATGGTCTGCAATCTCTCATACCATCACAACCGTGCTCGGCGCGACAGTGGAACAAGCCGATCAGGGGATCGTGAAAGAGAGTACGCTGGCCCGGCTGATTACGGATTTTCTCAAGGATGTATTTGAACCTGCGATCCGTTCAACAGACCTGACAGATCGGGTAGCCGGTCGACAGGCGTTAGTCGCTCTGGACGATTTGCTGAAAACGGCTGTACTTCCGCTTGATGTAGGAGAAAGGACGAGGGAGCTGGCAGCAGAACTATCGTCCGTAGCCGAAACATTGCTGGCAGCAGGCGGTACGCTCCATGTAGAGCGCGGCGATCTGATTCGGGTGACCGACCCGCAGGCAGAGATTGTGCTCTCCGTGCTGGGAGCGTTGGCGGAGGCGTTGGAAGAGCACGCAGGGCAGGTCTGGTTTGAACCGACGCTGTCCATCCGGGTAAAGGATGCCGGTGATCAGGCGGCAGAGGCAGCCGTCACACTTTCCGCAGAAGTGATGTCGCGTTTGGCTGACAGCAAGGCCGCAGTCAAGGCAGAGTGGTCCAGCGGGGCCTGGGTGCTGCTGTCCGAAGAGGTGATCAACCGATATGGGGACGAAGAGCTGGGGATCACGCTGGAGTCGGTTGACTCCCCGGAGAGTGCAAGCAATGTGAAGCCCGCAAGCGGCGTGTATGAGTGGGTGCTGCTCGTTGACGGCAAGCGCGTACAAAGCATGGACAATGGAGAAGCATTGCTCGGTATCCCTGTAGAGGCGGATGCAACCCGAAATCTGAATGTGTTTACGTATAGTGGGAATAAATGGGAGAAACTGACGGATAAGAAGGGCAATCCGGTTCGTATTACTTGGACGAAGAATACCGCTGTATTTTCCACGGCCCACACCGGCTTCCTCGTGATCGGTGAAGAAAAGCAACAAGAGGAAACGCCGAAGGTGCGTACGCTGATCTTCAATGAAAATCATTTCATGCTGAAACCGGGAGAGGAAGCGCAAATCCAGGTGACGGCCAATCTGGGCAATGGCGGAAAAGTGGATGTGACGCACGACGATGAAATCCGCTATGAATCAGCCGATCCTGAGCTTGTCTCGGTCAGTCCCACAGGCGAGATACGCGTCTCGGACACCGCGAAAGAGAAGGATCGGACGCAGATTGCGATTTCCTACGGAGGCAAAACGGCTACGATAAAGGTTACGGTGAAAAAGAGATAG
- a CDS encoding ferritin-like domain-containing protein gives MNGYWYGPYGYSTYAPIRPVSMDRYDDRTEVVIRLIQEGIAGERNDELFYDYLISVAPTQQEKDVITGIRDDERKHRRLFRQLYTQLSGQQPGPIEEGEMFHKPASYLAGLEQALLGELKAFEKYRTIYRYIPQQYRDTVFEIMTDELKHAGYYNWLYAKNK, from the coding sequence ATGAATGGTTACTGGTACGGGCCTTATGGCTATTCGACGTATGCACCAATTCGCCCGGTCTCGATGGATCGCTACGATGACCGCACAGAGGTCGTGATCAGACTGATCCAGGAGGGAATCGCAGGGGAGAGAAATGACGAGCTGTTTTACGATTACTTGATCAGTGTAGCGCCCACCCAGCAGGAGAAGGACGTCATCACCGGCATTCGTGACGATGAGCGAAAGCATCGCCGCCTGTTCCGGCAGTTGTATACCCAGTTGTCTGGTCAACAGCCCGGCCCCATCGAAGAGGGGGAGATGTTTCACAAGCCGGCCAGCTATTTGGCCGGACTGGAGCAGGCATTGCTGGGCGAGCTGAAGGCTTTTGAAAAGTACCGGACGATCTACCGGTATATTCCCCAGCAGTATCGGGACACAGTCTTTGAAATTATGACTGATGAGCTGAAGCATGCAGGCTACTACAATTGGCTGTATGCGAAAAATAAATAA
- a CDS encoding class II fumarate hydratase, with protein sequence MSIRIGVDSLGEVKIPGDALYGPQTQRAVENFPISGLRLPRAFIRAQGLIKASAAYSNMVNGQLDEKKARAIIQAAEEVIEGKWDDQFVVDAFQAGAGTSQNMNANEVIANRATQLLGGQIDQGLIHPNDEVNMAQSTNDTIHVAINIAGAELVHHKLLPALDKTVQVLWSKAEQFMGIIKAGRTHLQDAVPIRMGQEFSGYAQSFENAAERIRQSASRLYEIGLGGNAVGTGINAHPQYAERAIQEIARRTGLPFVQPRNRFAFMQNTSAALEVHSALKELAVHVIKVTSDLRLLSSGPRTGLAEVRLPAVQPGSSIMPGKVNPVMLEMSYMVAAQVIGNDATMTVTGCGSQLEINVMMPVIGYNLLQSLTILSQMLEMLREKCLVGLEANEAQCAAWMESSLSLVTALNPLIGYDKAAALAKQAFAEDKTLVRVIQEAGLWSKEIEEALRPEQMV encoded by the coding sequence TTGTCGATTCGCATCGGAGTAGACAGCTTGGGCGAAGTGAAAATACCGGGTGATGCTCTTTACGGACCGCAGACACAGCGCGCTGTGGAGAATTTCCCCATCAGCGGCCTGAGGCTGCCGCGTGCCTTTATCCGGGCCCAGGGCTTGATCAAGGCTTCGGCTGCTTATTCGAACATGGTCAACGGACAGCTTGATGAAAAGAAGGCCCGCGCCATCATTCAGGCGGCGGAGGAAGTGATCGAGGGAAAATGGGATGACCAGTTCGTGGTCGATGCTTTTCAGGCCGGGGCTGGAACCTCCCAAAATATGAATGCCAACGAAGTGATTGCCAACCGTGCGACTCAGCTTCTCGGCGGGCAAATCGATCAAGGGTTGATCCATCCCAATGACGAGGTCAACATGGCCCAGTCGACCAATGATACCATTCACGTCGCCATCAATATTGCCGGGGCGGAGCTGGTCCATCACAAGCTGCTGCCTGCCCTGGACAAAACGGTTCAGGTGCTGTGGAGCAAGGCCGAGCAATTTATGGGCATTATCAAAGCGGGCCGCACCCATCTGCAGGATGCGGTACCGATCCGGATGGGACAGGAATTTTCCGGCTATGCGCAGTCCTTTGAGAACGCGGCCGAGCGGATTCGCCAGAGCGCGTCCAGATTGTACGAAATCGGACTGGGCGGCAATGCTGTCGGCACGGGGATCAATGCCCACCCGCAGTATGCCGAACGGGCGATTCAGGAGATTGCCCGCCGGACTGGACTGCCCTTTGTCCAGCCGCGCAACCGTTTTGCCTTTATGCAAAATACCTCGGCTGCGCTGGAAGTGCATTCGGCTCTGAAGGAGCTGGCTGTTCACGTCATCAAGGTAACGAGCGATCTGCGGCTTTTAAGCTCCGGTCCGCGCACTGGTCTGGCGGAGGTGCGCCTGCCAGCCGTACAGCCAGGCTCGTCGATCATGCCCGGGAAGGTGAATCCGGTCATGCTGGAGATGTCCTACATGGTGGCCGCGCAGGTGATCGGCAACGACGCGACAATGACAGTAACGGGATGCGGAAGCCAGCTGGAGATCAATGTTATGATGCCGGTTATCGGCTACAATCTGCTCCAGTCGCTCACCATTCTCTCCCAGATGCTGGAGATGCTGCGTGAAAAATGCCTGGTGGGATTGGAAGCGAATGAAGCCCAGTGTGCTGCGTGGATGGAATCCAGTCTCTCGCTCGTGACCGCTCTCAATCCGCTGATTGGGTACGACAAGGCCGCCGCCTTGGCCAAGCAAGCCTTTGCCGAGGATAAGACACTTGTCCGCGTCATACAGGAAGCCGGTCTCTGGTCAAAAGAGATTGAAGAGGCGCTCCGACCCGAGCAAATGGTATAG
- a CDS encoding antibiotic biosynthesis monooxygenase produces the protein MFIETKAITVKEGTSHLVVERFRQEGAIEKSEGFIDLSVLVKKVRRVDEEVIVMIRWESEEAWKKWEKSEAHLEGHRQSRGKPKPEHVIQVTHGVYDVQAIKTP, from the coding sequence ATGTTTATTGAGACAAAGGCCATCACGGTGAAAGAAGGCACCTCCCATCTGGTGGTGGAGCGTTTCCGTCAGGAGGGCGCGATTGAGAAGTCTGAAGGCTTTATCGATTTGAGTGTGTTGGTGAAAAAAGTCCGCAGAGTCGACGAAGAAGTCATCGTCATGATTCGTTGGGAATCGGAAGAGGCCTGGAAAAAATGGGAGAAGAGCGAGGCTCACCTGGAAGGGCACAGACAGAGCAGAGGTAAGCCAAAGCCGGAGCATGTAATTCAGGTGACGCATGGCGTCTACGACGTGCAAGCGATCAAGACGCCGTAA